The following are encoded in a window of Kitasatospora sp. NBC_01250 genomic DNA:
- a CDS encoding thymidine kinase, whose protein sequence is MADLVFFSGTMDCGKSTLALQMNHNHAARGRQGIIFARHDRAGASTISSRLGLRAEAVEVTDGFDFQHYVVQLLSAGGKVDYLICDEANFYAAEQVDQLARVVDELGIDVFTFGITTDFRTRLFPGSQRLIELADRVEILQVEALCWCGARATHNARTVGGVMVVEGPQVVVGDVTVSEDEVGYEVLCRRHHRRRLTAATARAAALSPDVLPFERG, encoded by the coding sequence ATGGCTGACCTGGTGTTCTTCTCCGGCACGATGGATTGTGGCAAGTCCACCCTGGCGCTGCAGATGAACCACAACCACGCCGCCCGCGGCCGGCAGGGCATCATCTTCGCCCGGCACGACCGGGCGGGCGCCTCCACCATCTCCAGCCGGCTCGGGCTGCGCGCCGAGGCGGTCGAGGTGACCGACGGCTTCGACTTCCAGCACTACGTGGTGCAGTTGCTCTCGGCCGGCGGCAAGGTCGACTACCTGATCTGCGACGAGGCCAACTTCTACGCCGCCGAGCAGGTCGACCAGCTGGCCCGGGTGGTGGACGAGTTGGGCATCGACGTCTTCACCTTCGGCATCACCACCGACTTCCGCACCCGGCTCTTCCCCGGCTCCCAGCGGCTGATCGAGCTGGCCGACCGGGTGGAGATCCTCCAGGTCGAGGCGCTCTGCTGGTGCGGGGCGCGGGCCACCCACAACGCGCGCACGGTCGGCGGGGTGATGGTCGTGGAGGGGCCGCAGGTGGTGGTCGGGGATGTCACGGTGAGCGAGGACGAGGTCGGCTACGAGGTGCTCTGCCGCCGCCACCACCGCCGCCGGCTCACCGCTGCCACGGCCAGGGCGGCCGCCCTGTCGCCGGACGTGCTCCCGTTCGAGCGCGGCTGA
- a CDS encoding alkaline phosphatase family protein yields MSYLPAHDHDDFQLLDPAEAPAPGYGSGSLSDLLPSVAANMGVPGFTSTLPLAPADRVCVFLVDGMGWELIRRHPEYAPFLHSLLGGSLGGSGRPLTAGFPSTTATSLASVGTGLPPGLHGLAGYAVAIPGRNELMNQLRWQPPVDPRSWQPYPTVFQRVQDAGVAASQVSSPLFAQTPLTQVALSGGQFLGRTTGEERMDLAARQLACADRALVYTYVSELDGMGHRYGVDSDEWRMMLNTVDRLAQRLAEQLPPRSAMYVTADHGMIDIAPEDRIDFDEDWELSAGVALLGGEGRARHVYAVPGAAADVHTVWSEVLGDRMWVATRDQAIEAGWFGPAVDDRVYHRIGDVVAAARDDVAVIASRSEPGESAMIGLHGSMTPVEQLVPLLEVRP; encoded by the coding sequence ATGTCCTACCTCCCGGCGCACGACCACGACGACTTCCAGCTCCTCGACCCGGCCGAAGCGCCCGCTCCGGGCTACGGCAGCGGTTCGCTCAGCGACCTGCTGCCCTCGGTGGCCGCGAACATGGGCGTGCCCGGCTTCACCAGCACGCTGCCGCTCGCCCCGGCCGACCGGGTCTGCGTCTTCCTGGTGGACGGCATGGGGTGGGAGCTCATCCGCCGCCACCCCGAGTACGCCCCCTTCCTGCACTCGCTGCTGGGCGGCTCGCTGGGCGGCTCGGGCCGTCCGCTCACCGCCGGCTTCCCCTCCACCACCGCGACCTCGCTGGCCTCGGTCGGCACCGGGCTGCCGCCGGGCCTGCACGGCCTGGCCGGTTACGCGGTGGCGATCCCGGGCCGCAACGAGCTGATGAACCAGCTGCGTTGGCAGCCGCCGGTGGACCCGCGCAGCTGGCAGCCCTATCCGACGGTCTTCCAGCGGGTGCAGGACGCGGGGGTGGCGGCCAGCCAGGTCTCCTCGCCGCTGTTCGCGCAGACCCCGCTGACCCAGGTGGCGCTCTCCGGCGGCCAGTTCCTCGGCCGCACCACGGGCGAGGAGCGGATGGACCTGGCGGCTCGTCAGCTGGCCTGTGCCGACCGCGCGTTGGTCTACACCTACGTCAGCGAGCTGGACGGCATGGGCCACCGCTACGGGGTGGACTCGGACGAGTGGCGGATGATGCTCAACACCGTCGACCGGCTGGCCCAGCGGCTGGCCGAACAGCTGCCGCCGCGCTCGGCGATGTACGTCACGGCCGACCACGGCATGATCGACATCGCCCCCGAGGACCGGATCGACTTCGACGAGGACTGGGAACTGAGCGCGGGCGTGGCCCTGCTCGGCGGCGAGGGCCGGGCCCGGCACGTCTACGCGGTGCCCGGTGCTGCCGCCGACGTGCACACGGTCTGGTCCGAGGTGCTCGGCGACCGGATGTGGGTGGCCACCCGCGACCAGGCGATCGAGGCCGGCTGGTTCGGCCCGGCCGTGGACGACCGGGTGTACCACCGGATCGGCGACGTGGTCGCCGCCGCCCGGGACGACGTCGCGGTGATCGCCTCCCGCAGCGAGCCGGGGGAGTCCGCGATGATCGGGCTGCACGGGTCGATGACCCCGGTCGAACAGCTCGTCCCGTTGCTCGAAGTCCGTCCCTGA
- a CDS encoding DUF5998 family protein → MAKTGTTTTQDLRSAIERSGYYPALVSEAVESAVGPEPITSYLVHQETTFDANEVRRHVTVLVLTATRFVVSHTDEQAADATSPVPYATTSTECVRVDRIGSVVLSRMVANPETYTPGRLPREVVLTIGWGAVQRIDLEPAGCSDPNCEADHGYTGSATADDLSLRVSEAGDGPETVAQALVFARALSEATISRA, encoded by the coding sequence ATGGCGAAGACCGGTACCACCACCACGCAGGACCTGCGCTCGGCGATCGAGCGCAGTGGTTACTACCCCGCGCTGGTGTCCGAGGCCGTGGAGTCCGCGGTGGGCCCCGAGCCGATCACCTCCTACCTGGTCCACCAGGAGACCACCTTCGACGCCAACGAGGTCCGCCGGCACGTGACCGTGCTGGTGCTGACCGCCACCAGGTTCGTGGTGAGCCACACCGACGAGCAGGCCGCCGACGCCACCAGCCCGGTGCCGTACGCGACCACCTCCACCGAGTGCGTGCGGGTGGACCGGATCGGCTCGGTGGTGCTGAGCCGGATGGTGGCCAACCCCGAGACGTACACCCCGGGCCGGCTGCCGCGCGAGGTGGTGCTGACCATCGGATGGGGCGCGGTGCAGCGGATCGACCTGGAGCCGGCCGGCTGCTCGGACCCGAACTGCGAGGCGGACCACGGCTACACCGGCTCGGCCACCGCCGACGACCTGTCGCTGCGGGTCAGCGAGGCGGGGGACGGCCCGGAGACGGTGGCCCAGGCGCTGGTCTTCGCCCGGGCGCTGTCCGAGGCCACCATCAGCAGGGCCTGA
- a CDS encoding bifunctional acetate--CoA ligase family protein/GNAT family N-acetyltransferase encodes MDDPQDPQAPQDPPAPPPGSPAAPADPGYPQHWEADILLRDGGTARIRPIVPADAERLVEFYSQVSDQSKYFRFFAPYPRLSAKDVRRFTHHDFVDRVALAVVVRDRFIATVRYDRIDTSGRPSQEGTDAEVAFLVQDAHQGRGVASALLEHIAAVAQERGIRRFVAEVLPENRKMTKVFTDAGYTQKRSFADGLVHLEFDLEPTAASLAVMRGREHRAEAHSVQRLLTPRSVAVIGVSRTEQSAGRALLRALLGGFQGPLYAVNRAAPPGTELEGVPVHRSVLEIPGPVDLAVIAVPVDAVPGVVAECGAHGVRGLVVVTAGYAETGPDGRERQRALVRQARAAGMRVIGPNAFGLLSTNPEHPLNASLAPVLPAAGRFGIFCQSGAIGVALLEGAHRRGLGVSSFVSVGNRADVSGNDLLQYWEEDPATDVVLLYLESFGNPRKFTRIARRLAGTKPIVVVKGARHTGSLPPGHAVPAVASSLRDATVDALFQQAGVVRVETITELFDTGELLARQPLPAGDRVAVVGNSDSLGLLTHDACLSAGLRPRAPVDLTTGATGENFRVALETALRDPGVDAVIAVAIPPIVSPSIAIGEEPSLPATDPAIGEGLLAAAAMARVLGKPLLLTHLALTDLPAVLSAGEYPVPAYPAPERAVRALAHAVRYGEWRHTAETAEQTARVPELEGIDDAAARSLVERALDSPIGQAARTQPGGARFALSDQQAAELLGHYGIQVQRALPAPDEQSAVAAASALGYPVALKATAAHLRHRPDLGGVRLDLTDEEGLRRAHREVAELLGGAARADLVVQKMAARGVDTVIGATVDPAAGAILSFGLAGAPSELLGDLAHRLVPATDLEVAALVREVRAAPLLFGWRGADPVDTDALEELLLRVSQLVDDLPEVAAVDLEPVVVAPHGLAVLRAQVRLAPLPVRSDLGPRAMSTL; translated from the coding sequence GTGGACGACCCTCAGGACCCGCAGGCTCCGCAGGACCCGCCGGCTCCGCCCCCTGGCTCCCCGGCCGCGCCGGCCGACCCCGGCTATCCGCAGCACTGGGAGGCCGACATCCTGCTGCGCGACGGCGGCACCGCCCGGATCCGCCCGATCGTGCCCGCGGACGCCGAACGCCTGGTGGAGTTCTACTCCCAGGTCTCCGACCAGTCGAAGTACTTCCGGTTCTTCGCGCCCTACCCCCGGCTCTCCGCCAAGGACGTGCGGCGCTTCACCCACCACGACTTCGTGGACCGGGTGGCGCTGGCCGTGGTGGTGCGCGACCGGTTCATCGCCACCGTCCGCTACGACCGGATCGACACCTCGGGCCGGCCCAGTCAGGAGGGCACCGACGCCGAGGTGGCCTTCCTGGTCCAGGACGCGCACCAGGGCCGCGGCGTGGCCTCCGCACTGCTGGAGCACATCGCGGCGGTCGCCCAGGAACGCGGGATCCGCCGCTTCGTCGCGGAGGTGCTGCCGGAGAACCGGAAGATGACCAAGGTCTTCACGGACGCCGGCTACACCCAGAAGCGCAGCTTCGCCGACGGTCTGGTCCACCTGGAGTTCGACCTGGAGCCCACCGCCGCCTCGCTGGCGGTGATGCGGGGGCGCGAGCACCGCGCCGAGGCCCACTCGGTGCAACGGCTGCTGACGCCGCGCTCGGTCGCGGTGATCGGGGTGTCGCGCACCGAGCAGTCGGCCGGACGGGCGCTGCTGCGCGCGCTGCTCGGCGGCTTCCAGGGGCCGCTGTACGCGGTGAACAGGGCCGCCCCGCCCGGCACCGAGCTGGAGGGCGTGCCGGTGCACCGCTCGGTGCTGGAGATCCCCGGCCCGGTGGATCTGGCCGTGATCGCGGTGCCGGTGGACGCGGTGCCCGGGGTGGTCGCCGAGTGCGGTGCGCACGGAGTGCGCGGCCTGGTGGTGGTGACCGCCGGCTACGCCGAGACCGGGCCGGACGGGCGCGAGCGGCAGCGTGCGCTGGTCCGCCAGGCCCGGGCCGCCGGCATGCGGGTGATCGGCCCGAACGCCTTCGGCCTGCTGAGCACCAACCCCGAGCACCCGCTGAACGCCTCGCTGGCGCCGGTGCTGCCCGCGGCGGGGCGGTTCGGGATCTTCTGCCAGTCCGGCGCGATCGGGGTGGCGCTGCTGGAGGGGGCGCACCGGCGCGGGCTCGGCGTCTCCTCCTTCGTCTCGGTCGGCAACCGCGCGGACGTCTCCGGCAACGACCTGCTGCAGTACTGGGAGGAGGACCCGGCCACCGACGTGGTGCTGCTCTACCTGGAGTCCTTCGGCAACCCCCGCAAGTTCACCCGGATCGCCCGGCGACTGGCCGGCACCAAGCCGATCGTGGTGGTCAAGGGCGCCCGGCACACCGGCAGCCTGCCGCCCGGGCACGCCGTGCCGGCCGTCGCCAGCTCGCTGCGCGACGCCACGGTGGACGCGCTGTTCCAGCAGGCCGGCGTGGTGCGGGTCGAGACCATCACCGAACTCTTCGACACCGGTGAGCTGTTGGCCCGCCAGCCGCTGCCGGCCGGCGACCGGGTCGCGGTGGTGGGCAACTCGGACTCGCTCGGCCTGCTCACCCATGACGCCTGCCTCAGCGCGGGCCTGCGCCCACGCGCGCCGGTGGACCTGACCACCGGAGCGACCGGCGAGAACTTCCGGGTGGCGCTGGAGACCGCGCTGCGCGACCCCGGGGTGGACGCGGTGATCGCGGTGGCGATCCCGCCGATCGTCAGCCCGAGCATCGCGATCGGTGAGGAGCCGTCGCTGCCCGCCACCGACCCGGCGATCGGCGAGGGCCTGCTGGCCGCGGCGGCGATGGCCCGGGTGCTGGGCAAGCCGCTGCTGCTCACCCACCTCGCGCTGACCGACCTGCCGGCCGTGCTGAGCGCGGGGGAGTACCCCGTCCCCGCCTACCCCGCGCCCGAGCGCGCCGTGCGGGCGCTTGCGCATGCCGTGCGCTACGGCGAGTGGCGGCACACCGCCGAGACCGCCGAGCAGACCGCGCGGGTGCCCGAGCTGGAGGGGATCGACGACGCCGCGGCCCGGAGCCTGGTCGAGCGGGCGCTGGACTCCCCGATCGGGCAGGCCGCCCGTACCCAGCCCGGCGGCGCCCGGTTCGCGCTGTCCGACCAGCAGGCCGCCGAGCTCCTCGGGCACTACGGCATCCAGGTGCAGCGGGCGCTGCCCGCCCCGGACGAGCAGAGCGCGGTGGCAGCGGCGAGCGCGCTCGGCTACCCGGTGGCCCTCAAGGCCACCGCCGCCCACCTGCGCCACCGCCCGGACCTGGGCGGGGTGCGGCTCGACCTGACGGACGAGGAGGGGCTGCGCCGCGCGCACCGCGAGGTGGCCGAGCTGCTCGGCGGCGCGGCGCGGGCCGACCTGGTGGTGCAGAAGATGGCCGCGCGCGGGGTGGACACGGTGATCGGCGCCACGGTGGACCCGGCGGCGGGCGCGATCCTCTCCTTCGGGCTGGCCGGTGCACCGTCCGAGCTGCTCGGCGACCTGGCGCACCGGCTGGTGCCCGCCACCGACCTGGAGGTGGCCGCGCTGGTGCGCGAGGTGCGGGCGGCTCCGCTGCTGTTCGGCTGGCGCGGCGCCGACCCGGTGGACACCGATGCGCTGGAGGAGCTGCTGCTGCGGGTCTCCCAGCTGGTCGACGACCTGCCGGAGGTGGCCGCGGTGGATCTCGAGCCGGTGGTGGTGGCGCCGCACGGTCTGGCGGTGCTGCGGGCCCAGGTCCGGCTCGCACCGCTGCCGGTCCGCAGCGATCTGGGCCCGCGCGCCATGAGCACCCTGTAG
- a CDS encoding HPr family phosphocarrier protein, translating to MAERRVTIGWPEGLHARPASVFVRAAAAVGVPVTITKAAGGNPVNAASMLGLLALGAEGGEEVVLASDAPDADAALDRLAKMVQEGLDELPAA from the coding sequence ATGGCTGAGCGCCGCGTCACCATCGGTTGGCCCGAGGGCCTGCACGCCCGTCCCGCCTCGGTCTTCGTCCGGGCGGCCGCCGCCGTGGGCGTGCCCGTCACCATCACCAAGGCCGCCGGCGGCAACCCCGTCAACGCCGCCTCCATGCTCGGCCTGCTGGCGCTCGGCGCCGAGGGCGGCGAGGAGGTCGTGCTGGCCTCCGACGCCCCCGACGCGGACGCCGCGCTGGACCGCCTGGCCAAGATGGTCCAGGAGGGCCTGGACGAGCTCCCCGCGGCCTGA
- a CDS encoding SAM-dependent methyltransferase, with amino-acid sequence MDRQELARLAHTHHPVAAPLADESVAALLRRALPRGDERVLELGCGQGAWLLRALAAHPGLTADGVDPDPAALTRARITAEHLGVIRRLGLHHRPLAEFDPARPYDLVLCVGTGEAFGGLLPTLAAADRHLAPGGTLLLGEGYWQRPPDQAALTGLGAASADFDFDDLPTLVERITTAGWAPVHAHTSTRDELDDYEWSRTGALTEWALDHPTHPDAPGTHQLAAEHRTNWLTGYRDAIGFVTLLLRRAD; translated from the coding sequence GTGGACCGCCAGGAGCTCGCCCGCCTCGCCCATACCCACCACCCCGTCGCCGCTCCGCTCGCCGACGAGAGTGTGGCCGCACTGCTGCGCCGGGCCCTGCCCCGCGGCGACGAGCGGGTCCTGGAGCTCGGTTGCGGCCAGGGCGCCTGGCTGCTGCGCGCGCTGGCCGCCCACCCGGGGCTGACCGCCGACGGCGTCGACCCCGACCCGGCGGCCCTGACCCGGGCCCGCATCACCGCGGAACACCTGGGCGTGATCCGCCGCCTGGGCCTGCACCACCGGCCACTCGCCGAATTCGACCCGGCCCGCCCCTACGACCTGGTGCTCTGCGTCGGCACCGGCGAGGCCTTCGGCGGCCTGCTGCCCACCCTCGCCGCCGCCGACCGCCACCTCGCCCCCGGCGGCACCCTGCTGCTCGGCGAGGGCTACTGGCAGCGCCCGCCCGACCAGGCGGCCCTGACCGGCCTCGGCGCCGCCTCCGCCGACTTCGACTTCGACGACCTGCCGACCCTGGTCGAGCGGATCACCACCGCCGGCTGGGCCCCGGTCCACGCCCACACCAGCACCCGCGACGAACTCGACGACTACGAGTGGTCCCGCACCGGCGCCCTCACCGAGTGGGCCCTGGACCACCCCACCCACCCCGACGCCCCCGGCACCCACCAACTCGCCGCCGAACACCGCACCAACTGGCTGACCGGCTACCGCGACGCCATCGGCTTCGTCACCCTCCTGCTGCGCCGGGCGGACTGA
- a CDS encoding RtcB family protein, which produces MSYTEVPGARVPIRMWADPATVEGAAMQQLRNISTLPWLHGLAVMPDVHLGKGATVGSVIAMNGAVCPAAVGVDIGCGMSAVKTSLTTRDLPDDLSRLRSKIEQVIPVGRGLHDEPVDPRTLHGFQTAGWDDFWDRFEGVAPEVKWRRERAMQQMGTLGSGNHFTELTFDTEGAIWLMLHSGSRNIGKELAEHHMTVARSLPHNQGLVDRDLAVFISDTPQMNAYRQDLFWAQEYASRNRAMMMALFQDVIRNEFRRAKVGFEPVISCHHNYVAEERYDGVDLLVTRKGAIRAGSGDYGIIPGSMGTGSYIVRGLGNPASFNSASHGAGRKMSRTAAKKRFTTRDLVEQTKGVECRKDSGVVDEIPGAYKSIEKVMEQQQDLVEVVAHLKQLICVKG; this is translated from the coding sequence ATGTCGTACACCGAGGTACCCGGCGCGCGGGTCCCCATCCGGATGTGGGCCGACCCGGCCACCGTCGAAGGCGCCGCCATGCAGCAGCTGCGCAACATCTCCACCTTGCCCTGGCTGCACGGCCTGGCCGTGATGCCGGACGTCCACCTGGGCAAGGGCGCCACCGTCGGCTCCGTGATCGCGATGAACGGCGCGGTCTGCCCGGCCGCGGTCGGCGTGGACATCGGCTGCGGGATGAGCGCGGTCAAGACCTCGCTCACCACCCGCGACCTGCCCGACGACCTGAGCCGGCTGCGCTCGAAGATCGAGCAGGTGATCCCGGTCGGGCGTGGTCTGCACGACGAGCCGGTCGACCCGCGCACGCTGCACGGATTCCAGACGGCGGGCTGGGACGACTTCTGGGACCGGTTCGAGGGCGTGGCGCCGGAGGTGAAGTGGCGGCGCGAGCGGGCCATGCAGCAGATGGGGACGCTGGGCTCGGGGAATCACTTCACCGAACTCACGTTCGACACCGAGGGTGCGATCTGGCTGATGCTGCACTCCGGTTCGCGCAACATCGGCAAGGAGCTGGCTGAGCACCACATGACGGTCGCCCGGTCGCTTCCGCACAACCAGGGGCTTGTCGACCGCGACCTCGCGGTCTTCATCTCGGACACCCCGCAGATGAACGCCTATCGGCAGGACCTGTTCTGGGCGCAGGAGTACGCAAGCCGTAACCGGGCGATGATGATGGCGCTCTTCCAGGACGTGATCCGCAACGAGTTCCGCCGGGCCAAGGTCGGCTTCGAGCCGGTGATCAGCTGCCACCACAACTACGTGGCCGAGGAGCGCTATGACGGCGTCGACCTGCTGGTCACCCGCAAGGGCGCGATCCGGGCCGGCTCCGGCGACTACGGGATCATCCCGGGGTCGATGGGCACCGGTTCCTACATCGTCCGCGGTCTGGGCAACCCCGCCTCGTTCAACTCCGCCTCCCACGGCGCGGGTCGCAAGATGAGCCGGACGGCCGCCAAGAAGCGGTTCACCACGCGCGATCTGGTCGAGCAGACCAAGGGCGTGGAGTGCCGCAAGGACAGCGGTGTGGTGGACGAGATCCCGGGGGCGTACAAGTCCATCGAGAAGGTCATGGAGCAGCAGCAGGACCTGGTCGAGGTGGTCGCCCACCTCAAGCAACTCATCTGCGTGAAGGGTTGA
- a CDS encoding M16 family metallopeptidase, with amino-acid sequence MTAFVPTMTFHPQPQPGTPTPWAFPAPERAALANGLTVLHCDRPGQQLVAVEVLLDAPLAAEPEGLDGVATILSRALSEGTDTLTAEEFAAELERAGATMDAHADHPCIRVALEVPASRLERGLTLLADALRAPALPADEIERLVANRLDEIVHEQANPARRAAKALYAELFDAADRLSRPRSGTAETVKRIDRAAVQAFYNEHIRPSTATLVIVGDLTGVDLPALLESTLGRWSGEQTAPSKAAAVSADDAGRVIIVDRPGSVQTQLLIGRIGPDRHDPSWAAQTLGAYCLGGTLTSRLDRVLREEKGYTYGVRAFAQPLRSNAEGSGRALLAISGSVDTASTAPALADTWTILRTLAAEGLTDGEREEAVQFLVGVAPLKYETAGSVAATLADQVEQYLADDFQAEVYRELAELDTAAATAAVVAAFPTDRLVTVLVGDASVIADQVKELGIGEVTVVAN; translated from the coding sequence ATGACCGCCTTCGTTCCCACCATGACGTTCCACCCGCAGCCGCAGCCGGGCACGCCCACCCCCTGGGCCTTCCCCGCGCCCGAGCGCGCCGCGCTGGCCAACGGCCTGACGGTGCTGCACTGCGACCGCCCCGGGCAGCAGCTGGTCGCCGTCGAGGTGTTGCTCGACGCCCCGCTCGCCGCCGAGCCGGAGGGCCTGGACGGCGTCGCCACCATCCTGTCCCGGGCGCTGAGCGAGGGCACCGACACGCTCACCGCCGAGGAGTTCGCCGCCGAGCTGGAGCGGGCCGGCGCGACCATGGACGCGCACGCCGACCACCCGTGCATCCGGGTCGCCCTGGAGGTGCCCGCCTCCCGTCTGGAGCGCGGCCTGACCCTGCTGGCCGACGCGCTGCGGGCGCCCGCGCTGCCCGCCGACGAGATCGAGCGCCTGGTCGCCAACCGGCTGGACGAGATCGTCCACGAGCAGGCCAACCCGGCCCGGCGCGCCGCCAAGGCGCTCTACGCCGAGCTGTTCGACGCCGCCGACCGGCTCTCCCGGCCGCGCTCGGGCACCGCCGAGACCGTCAAGCGGATCGACCGTGCGGCTGTCCAGGCCTTCTACAACGAGCACATCCGGCCCTCCACCGCCACCCTGGTGATCGTCGGCGACCTCACCGGCGTCGACCTGCCGGCGCTGCTGGAGTCCACCCTCGGCCGCTGGAGCGGTGAGCAGACCGCCCCCAGCAAGGCCGCCGCCGTCAGCGCCGACGACGCCGGGCGGGTGATCATCGTCGACCGGCCGGGCTCGGTGCAGACCCAGCTGCTGATCGGCCGGATCGGTCCGGACCGGCACGACCCAAGCTGGGCCGCGCAGACCCTGGGCGCCTACTGCCTGGGCGGCACCCTCACCTCCCGGCTCGACCGGGTGCTGCGCGAGGAGAAGGGCTACACCTACGGCGTGCGGGCCTTCGCCCAGCCGCTGCGCTCCAACGCCGAGGGCTCGGGGCGCGCGCTGCTGGCGATCAGCGGCTCGGTGGACACCGCCTCCACCGCCCCCGCGCTGGCCGACACCTGGACCATCCTGCGCACCCTGGCCGCGGAGGGGCTGACCGACGGCGAGCGCGAGGAGGCCGTGCAGTTCCTGGTCGGCGTCGCGCCGCTGAAGTACGAGACGGCCGGATCGGTGGCCGCGACCCTGGCCGACCAGGTCGAGCAGTACCTGGCCGACGACTTCCAGGCCGAGGTCTACCGGGAGCTGGCCGAGCTCGACACGGCGGCGGCCACCGCCGCCGTGGTGGCGGCGTTCCCCACCGACCGGCTGGTCACCGTGCTGGTCGGGGACGCCTCGGTGATCGCCGACCAGGTCAAGGAGCTCGGCATCGGTGAGGTCACCGTGGTCGCCAACTGA
- a CDS encoding M16 family metallopeptidase yields MANPAPASHGASSASHTSSGSQGFAITEHRLANGLRVVLSEDHLTPVAAVCLWYDVGSRHEVKGRTGLAHLFEHLMFQGSANVSNNGHFELVQGAGGSLNGTTSFERTNYFETMPTHQLELALWLEADRMGSLLAALDDTSMENQRDVVKNERRQRYDNVPYGTAFEKLTALSFPDGHPYHHTPIGSMADLDAATLEDARTFFRTYYAPNNAVLSVVGDIDVEQTIAWVEKYFGTIPAHDGKQPPRDGTLPEVIGQEIRELVEEEVPSRALMAAYRLPHDGTREADAADLALTVLGSGESSRLYNRLVRRDRTAVSAGFGLLRLTGAPSLGWLDVKTSGEATVEQIELAVDEELARFAAEGPTAEELERAQAQIEREWLDRLTTVAGRADELCRYAVLFGDPKLVNGALDRVLEVTAEEVQAVAAARLRPDNRAVLVYEPLPATADDDAADEEDAA; encoded by the coding sequence ATGGCCAACCCGGCCCCCGCCTCCCACGGAGCCAGTTCAGCTAGTCACACCAGTTCAGGAAGCCAAGGCTTCGCCATCACGGAGCACCGGTTGGCCAACGGTCTGCGGGTGGTGCTCTCCGAGGACCACCTGACCCCGGTCGCCGCGGTCTGCCTCTGGTACGACGTCGGCTCCCGGCACGAGGTGAAGGGCCGCACCGGTCTGGCTCACCTGTTCGAGCACCTGATGTTCCAGGGCTCCGCCAACGTCTCCAACAACGGGCACTTCGAGCTGGTCCAGGGCGCCGGCGGCTCCCTCAACGGGACCACCAGCTTCGAGCGCACCAACTACTTCGAGACCATGCCCACCCACCAGCTGGAGCTCGCCCTCTGGCTGGAGGCCGACCGGATGGGCTCGCTGCTGGCCGCCCTCGACGACACGTCGATGGAGAACCAGCGCGACGTGGTCAAGAACGAGCGCCGCCAGCGCTACGACAACGTCCCGTACGGCACCGCCTTCGAGAAGCTCACCGCACTCTCCTTCCCCGACGGTCACCCCTACCACCACACCCCGATCGGCTCGATGGCCGACCTGGACGCCGCCACGCTGGAGGACGCCCGCACGTTCTTCCGCACCTACTACGCGCCCAACAACGCGGTGCTCTCGGTGGTCGGCGACATCGACGTCGAGCAGACCATCGCGTGGGTGGAGAAGTACTTCGGCACCATCCCGGCCCACGACGGCAAGCAGCCGCCGCGCGACGGCACGCTGCCCGAGGTCATCGGCCAGGAGATCCGCGAGCTGGTCGAGGAGGAGGTCCCCTCCCGCGCGCTGATGGCCGCCTACCGGCTGCCCCACGACGGCACCCGCGAGGCTGACGCCGCCGACCTGGCGCTGACCGTGCTCGGCTCCGGCGAGTCCAGCCGCCTCTACAACCGGCTGGTCCGCCGCGACCGCACCGCCGTCTCGGCCGGCTTCGGCCTGCTGCGGCTGACCGGCGCCCCTTCGCTCGGCTGGCTGGACGTGAAGACCTCCGGCGAGGCGACGGTCGAGCAGATCGAGCTGGCCGTGGACGAGGAGCTGGCCCGGTTCGCCGCCGAGGGCCCCACCGCGGAGGAGCTGGAGCGGGCGCAGGCCCAGATCGAGCGCGAGTGGCTGGACCGGCTCACCACCGTCGCCGGGCGCGCCGACGAGCTGTGCCGGTACGCCGTGCTCTTCGGCGACCCCAAGCTGGTGAACGGCGCGCTGGACCGGGTGCTGGAGGTCACCGCCGAGGAGGTGCAGGCGGTCGCCGCGGCGCGCCTGCGCCCCGACAACCGGGCGGTCCTGGTCTACGAGCCGCTCCCCGCCACCGCTGACGACGACGCCGCCGACGAGGAGGACGCCGCATGA